One genomic window of Alkalispirochaeta americana includes the following:
- the recA gene encoding recombinase RecA — translation MAAQKPTDSEKTTAIEAARLQIEKQFGKGSIMKLGENRTPAGIATIPSGSIILDEALGLGGYPRGRILEIYGPESSGKTTLALHAIAEAQKKGGVAAFIDAEHALDPIYAKNLGVDTESLWVSQPDNGEQALEIAEALVRSKAVDIIVVDSVAALTPKAEIEGDMGDSHVGLQARLMSQALRKLTGIISKSSTVLIFINQIRMKIGVMFGNPETTTGGNALKFYSSLRLEVRRIETISKGSDDAIGNRVRVKVVKNKVAPPFRKVEMEIIFGKGISATASLLDAALKYDLVQKSGSWYSYGDDRIGQGRENAKQFLDDNPDIAEGLEKQLRSIMFPDTSASTETDSALSSQEDGSVVAEAPPQEKPATKSRKSAAKTDDSSDELF, via the coding sequence ATGGCTGCACAGAAACCAACCGATTCGGAAAAAACCACTGCAATTGAGGCGGCCCGGCTACAGATCGAGAAACAATTCGGAAAAGGATCGATCATGAAGCTGGGAGAGAACAGGACACCCGCAGGAATAGCAACAATTCCCAGTGGATCCATCATTCTTGACGAGGCCCTTGGTCTGGGCGGGTATCCCCGCGGAAGAATTCTTGAGATCTATGGTCCGGAGTCATCGGGCAAGACCACCCTGGCCTTGCACGCAATCGCCGAAGCCCAGAAAAAGGGTGGGGTTGCCGCCTTCATTGACGCAGAACACGCCCTGGACCCAATCTATGCAAAGAACCTGGGCGTCGACACAGAGTCACTGTGGGTTTCCCAGCCCGATAACGGCGAACAGGCTCTGGAAATAGCCGAGGCTCTGGTCCGTAGCAAGGCTGTTGATATCATTGTGGTCGATTCGGTGGCAGCTCTCACGCCCAAAGCCGAGATCGAAGGAGACATGGGGGACAGCCATGTGGGACTTCAGGCGCGCCTCATGAGTCAGGCCTTGCGCAAGCTCACAGGGATCATCTCCAAATCCTCAACGGTGCTTATCTTTATCAACCAGATACGGATGAAGATCGGCGTTATGTTCGGAAACCCAGAAACCACTACCGGTGGCAACGCCCTGAAGTTTTACAGCTCCCTTCGCCTGGAGGTCCGCAGAATCGAGACAATCAGCAAGGGATCCGATGATGCCATTGGAAACCGGGTTCGCGTAAAGGTGGTAAAGAATAAAGTGGCGCCGCCTTTCCGGAAGGTGGAAATGGAGATAATCTTCGGGAAAGGCATCTCTGCAACGGCGAGCCTTCTCGACGCGGCCCTGAAATATGATCTGGTCCAGAAGAGTGGATCCTGGTATTCCTATGGAGACGACCGGATCGGCCAGGGTCGGGAGAATGCAAAACAGTTTCTCGATGACAACCCCGATATTGCTGAAGGGCTCGAGAAACAACTGCGGTCCATCATGTTTCCAGATACCTCGGCCTCGACCGAGACCGATTCAGCCCTTTCCTCGCAGGAGGATGGCTCTGTAGTTGCCGAAGCCCCGCCACAGGAAAAACCTGCGACCAAAAGCAGGAAAAGCGCAGCAAAAACGGACGATTCTTCGGATGAACTGTTCTGA
- a CDS encoding pseudouridine synthase, protein MDKAGHNTRRLTIEAMRINRYLALANQGSRRSCEDLIRAGRVQVDGETTTDLSCRVGSDSVVRVDGKIVYPDKQTIVYALNKPVRVLSSEADPQGRPLAIDYVRPLYSGHLFSIGRLDFLSSGLLLFTNDGDLAQRLMRPEAGIDRVYTVETAAPVPDEMLEQFTRGVVVEGIRYRCREYRRHAARRVSVILQEGKNREIRRVFAHFRIKVHRIYRVRYCSVSLGSLPEGEARPLTDEEVRRLQVLANRKAQRQKPKPQEKHLSPEKPSRMKTARQVIVRRKKIVHKSSSPGSAPRSSGRKSSRTGTPSQGGKTRYRRKDASHGSRD, encoded by the coding sequence ATGGATAAGGCAGGACACAACACACGGCGTCTCACAATAGAGGCGATGCGGATCAATAGATATCTCGCTCTGGCAAACCAGGGTTCAAGGCGTTCCTGCGAAGACCTGATTCGCGCAGGCAGGGTTCAGGTGGATGGCGAAACGACAACAGATCTCTCCTGTCGGGTGGGGTCTGATTCAGTGGTGCGCGTGGACGGAAAGATCGTCTATCCCGATAAACAGACCATTGTCTACGCCTTGAACAAACCCGTGAGGGTTCTTTCAAGCGAAGCCGATCCACAAGGCCGGCCTCTGGCGATTGATTATGTACGCCCTCTCTATTCAGGGCATCTCTTCTCGATCGGCAGGCTGGATTTTCTCTCAAGTGGTCTACTTTTGTTTACAAACGACGGAGATCTGGCCCAGCGCCTCATGCGCCCCGAGGCAGGGATCGACCGGGTCTACACCGTCGAGACTGCTGCTCCCGTGCCCGACGAGATGCTGGAACAGTTCACCCGGGGAGTGGTGGTCGAGGGGATCCGGTACCGGTGCCGGGAATATCGCCGCCATGCCGCGCGTCGGGTCTCGGTCATTCTCCAGGAAGGAAAAAACCGGGAAATTCGCCGGGTTTTTGCGCATTTTCGTATAAAAGTCCACCGGATTTACCGGGTTCGCTACTGCTCGGTATCCCTGGGCTCGCTTCCTGAGGGAGAAGCTCGTCCCCTGACCGACGAGGAAGTCCGGCGTCTTCAGGTTCTTGCGAACAGGAAGGCCCAGCGGCAGAAACCGAAGCCTCAGGAGAAGCATCTCTCTCCAGAGAAACCATCACGAATGAAAACCGCCCGACAAGTAATTGTGCGGAGAAAAAAGATCGTTCACAAATCCTCATCGCCCGGGTCTGCACCCCGTTCGTCCGGCAGAAAGTCGTCCCGTACGGGCACTCCTTCCCAAGGCGGAAAAACCAGATACCGCAGAAAGGATGCTTCCCATGGTAGTCGCGATTGA
- the cmk gene encoding (d)CMP kinase — MVVAIDGPAGTGKSSVSQMVARSAGFFHLNSGKFYRAITWKAQELQCELSDEESVLAVARNISIVLEGDAFLLDGHLRDEELHTPRVDQAVAPVSAFPSVRQEVNLRLKEIAGTRDLVVEGRDMSTVVFPDAEVKVFLDADPAERARRRYEQNGRQGDLEELEKAIRERDAIDRAKETGRLAQAPDAVYLDTTHLTLRQVCDRVVAIIYDKTNHGRSN; from the coding sequence ATGGTAGTCGCGATTGATGGCCCCGCCGGGACGGGTAAAAGCAGCGTCAGCCAAATGGTCGCCCGGTCGGCGGGATTTTTTCACCTTAACTCGGGGAAGTTCTACCGTGCGATCACCTGGAAAGCCCAGGAGCTCCAGTGCGAACTGTCCGACGAGGAGAGTGTCCTTGCCGTAGCCAGAAATATTTCCATTGTTCTGGAAGGCGATGCCTTTCTCCTCGACGGACACCTTCGGGATGAGGAGCTCCATACTCCCCGGGTCGATCAGGCTGTTGCGCCCGTCTCGGCCTTTCCCTCGGTTCGCCAGGAGGTAAACCTGCGCCTTAAGGAGATCGCCGGTACGCGGGATCTGGTCGTGGAGGGCCGTGACATGAGCACCGTGGTGTTCCCCGATGCCGAGGTGAAGGTTTTTCTCGACGCCGATCCGGCAGAGCGCGCCCGGCGGCGCTACGAACAGAACGGTCGACAGGGCGACCTGGAAGAACTTGAAAAGGCAATACGGGAACGAGATGCGATTGATCGGGCGAAAGAGACCGGCCGGCTTGCGCAGGCGCCCGATGCGGTTTACCTCGATACCACGCACTTGACCCTACGTCAAGTTTGTGACAGAGTTGTTGCCATTATTTACGACAAAACTAATCACGGCAGGAGTAACTAG
- the rpe gene encoding ribulose-phosphate 3-epimerase — MNNSVITAPSILAADFADVAGGLRRIEDACAQWIHMDVMDGDFVPNISFGPKMVQDTRARTSLPLDVHLMVNQPERYIAEFIAAGADYLTVHLESTVHVHRVIQSIRQDGARPGLAIVPSTPVRATEELLDDIDLLLIMTVNPGFGGQALIPRGIEKVAQAAQIRSDRGLSFKISVDGGVNRETARALREAGADVLVSGSAFFNSPDPAQYLRDLSGR, encoded by the coding sequence ATGAATAATTCTGTCATTACAGCACCGTCTATACTCGCTGCGGATTTCGCGGACGTGGCAGGCGGGCTTCGTCGTATCGAAGATGCTTGCGCTCAGTGGATTCACATGGATGTAATGGATGGGGATTTTGTTCCAAATATCAGCTTTGGCCCCAAGATGGTTCAGGATACCCGAGCCCGCACCTCCCTGCCTCTGGATGTTCATCTCATGGTGAACCAGCCTGAACGGTATATTGCCGAGTTCATAGCTGCCGGAGCCGATTATCTCACGGTACATCTGGAGTCAACCGTCCATGTCCATCGGGTTATCCAGTCAATCCGTCAGGATGGGGCTCGGCCTGGCCTGGCCATTGTGCCGTCGACTCCTGTCCGGGCTACGGAGGAACTCCTGGATGATATCGATCTGCTCCTGATCATGACTGTCAATCCCGGTTTCGGAGGACAGGCCCTCATCCCCCGGGGAATCGAAAAAGTAGCTCAGGCAGCACAGATCCGGAGTGACCGGGGCCTGTCGTTCAAAATCTCTGTCGATGGCGGGGTAAACCGTGAAACCGCGCGAGCCCTGAGAGAGGCCGGGGCAGACGTCCTGGTGTCGGGGTCTGCTTTTTTCAATTCCCCTGATCCTGCCCAGTATCTCAGGGATCTTTCCGGAAGGTAG
- the scpB gene encoding SMC-Scp complex subunit ScpB, translating into MESEKALIEAILFLEGDPIDVKTIVKISGLSREQVEQVVEMIREDYTADDRGMELISIDGALQLVPKRELWPRLRERFGKKRENRLSRAAMETLSIIAYSQPITRGEIETLRGVAADTMIRQLLDRGLIKETGRKDAPGRPAQYGTTRHFLQHFNLESIADLPRLDEIEQERFSLNG; encoded by the coding sequence ATGGAATCTGAAAAAGCCCTTATCGAAGCAATATTATTCCTTGAGGGAGATCCGATCGATGTGAAAACGATCGTGAAAATTTCAGGGCTTTCCCGTGAACAGGTGGAGCAGGTGGTGGAAATGATTCGCGAGGATTACACCGCCGATGATCGAGGCATGGAGTTGATTTCCATTGATGGAGCGCTCCAATTGGTGCCAAAGCGGGAATTATGGCCCCGATTGCGTGAACGCTTCGGGAAAAAGCGGGAAAATCGGCTCTCCCGGGCAGCCATGGAAACGCTTTCGATAATTGCTTATTCCCAGCCGATTACCCGGGGAGAAATAGAAACGCTGCGAGGAGTGGCTGCCGACACAATGATCCGGCAGCTTCTCGATCGCGGCCTTATCAAGGAAACGGGGCGAAAGGATGCTCCGGGACGTCCTGCCCAGTACGGCACGACACGACATTTTTTACAGCATTTTAATTTAGAGAGTATCGCGGATCTCCCGCGGCTCGATGAGATCGAACAGGAGCGATTTAGTCTCAATGGATAA
- a CDS encoding ribose-phosphate diphosphokinase, with product MRGELVIFATRSMEDYADRVAYEMQTFPDFYGKGYSKRVRGELRTITFADGEMEVEVHTSIRGKDVVLFASAGRNSGGYSVEQNKMEMYHAIDAIRRAQPSRITLFEPFCTSSRSDRTTRRNSVGFWIHYKTLASLGVDHIITYQLHSDKSKTVVDPCICAIDDVPGSPLLKEYITDNYIRKMDVLNGTVKDDWLFCSVDAGGESVARKFARAFGTRLMIAHKQRNYDKTNSVESINILTDTPIEGKEVWIVDDMIDTGGSIFNLVQELKHRGVQTVNIAVVHPVFSDPATERLQDLHDRGMLDRVVVTDSVDVPVEMQGAMPFLEVVSSARLSAEIIMHLHEEQSLSPFFDTFDPRHYLSNLKLFL from the coding sequence ATGCGGGGAGAACTTGTCATTTTCGCGACGCGTAGTATGGAAGATTACGCTGACCGGGTTGCTTACGAGATGCAAACGTTTCCGGACTTCTACGGAAAAGGATACAGTAAGAGAGTCCGAGGTGAGCTTCGGACGATCACGTTTGCTGACGGAGAGATGGAGGTAGAGGTACATACCTCTATTCGCGGAAAGGATGTGGTGCTCTTTGCCTCGGCAGGGCGAAATTCCGGTGGCTATTCAGTTGAACAGAACAAGATGGAGATGTACCACGCCATCGACGCGATTCGCCGGGCTCAGCCCAGCAGAATCACCCTCTTTGAACCCTTCTGCACCAGCTCCCGCTCCGACCGGACTACCCGGAGGAACAGTGTTGGCTTCTGGATACACTACAAGACGCTGGCCAGCCTTGGGGTGGATCATATCATCACCTACCAGCTCCACTCGGATAAATCAAAAACCGTGGTGGATCCCTGCATCTGCGCGATTGACGACGTTCCCGGCAGCCCTCTCCTGAAAGAGTATATCACCGATAACTATATTCGGAAGATGGATGTCCTTAACGGAACGGTCAAGGATGACTGGCTTTTTTGCTCTGTCGATGCGGGTGGCGAGAGCGTGGCGCGCAAGTTTGCCCGGGCCTTTGGAACGCGTCTGATGATAGCCCACAAGCAGAGGAACTACGACAAGACCAACAGCGTTGAATCGATCAACATCCTCACCGATACCCCCATTGAGGGGAAAGAGGTCTGGATTGTGGATGATATGATCGATACCGGCGGAAGTATTTTCAACCTGGTGCAGGAACTGAAGCACCGGGGCGTACAAACTGTCAATATTGCCGTGGTCCACCCGGTATTTTCGGATCCCGCCACAGAGCGGCTCCAGGATTTGCATGATCGAGGCATGCTGGATCGAGTGGTTGTCACCGATTCTGTTGATGTGCCTGTCGAGATGCAGGGAGCGATGCCCTTTCTTGAAGTGGTTTCATCGGCGCGTTTGAGTGCAGAAATCATCATGCATCTTCACGAAGAGCAATCACTTTCTCCCTTTTTCGATACCTTTGATCCCAGACACTACCTCTCGAACCTGAAGCTTTTTCTCTAG
- a CDS encoding tetratricopeptide repeat protein, with translation MKQSVRPLFSAALLFFMIAAPLFSLSPAEEAFQDGLEAFRNSRFSLAERHFQEILKATDDEDLEASAHFWIAKTTMAKHQLEEAERHLEHFLQHYPRHAMAAEARYQQGRLLFLQDHFDEAIQALGRFMDRHPDSPFVANAVYWTGEALFNLGRLDEARRIFQTVLRDHPRSFRVEAARYRIAVIELTFREHELLELLRWSHEEYLRAVDEFQRQESAYRDALASYRRRLQNAADADLQEELLRLNTDIQVLQETLRSRDARIRRLEEQLTTLRSETARPR, from the coding sequence ATGAAACAGTCAGTACGCCCCCTCTTTTCCGCTGCTCTCCTGTTTTTTATGATAGCGGCACCCCTCTTTTCTCTTTCTCCGGCGGAGGAAGCTTTCCAGGATGGCCTGGAGGCCTTTCGGAACAGTCGTTTCTCTCTGGCAGAGCGTCATTTTCAGGAGATCCTGAAGGCAACTGATGATGAGGACCTGGAAGCGAGTGCTCATTTCTGGATCGCCAAAACAACCATGGCCAAGCACCAGCTGGAGGAGGCTGAACGACATCTGGAGCATTTTCTGCAACATTATCCCCGTCATGCCATGGCAGCGGAAGCACGGTACCAGCAGGGAAGGCTTCTTTTTTTGCAAGACCACTTCGATGAGGCTATTCAGGCTCTGGGGCGCTTCATGGACCGCCACCCTGATTCTCCCTTTGTCGCAAATGCGGTATATTGGACGGGAGAAGCGTTATTTAATCTGGGGCGCCTTGACGAAGCTCGCCGCATCTTTCAGACCGTGCTTCGGGATCACCCCAGAAGCTTCCGTGTGGAGGCAGCCCGCTACCGGATCGCCGTGATCGAACTGACCTTCCGGGAGCACGAATTGCTGGAGCTGCTTCGGTGGAGTCATGAGGAGTATCTGCGTGCAGTGGATGAGTTTCAACGACAGGAGTCTGCGTACCGTGACGCCCTGGCATCGTACCGACGGCGCCTGCAAAACGCAGCGGATGCCGATCTTCAGGAGGAGTTGCTTCGCCTTAACACCGATATCCAGGTGCTCCAGGAGACCCTTCGCAGTCGTGATGCCCGAATTCGTCGCTTGGAAGAGCAGCTTACTACGTTGCGCTCCGAGACTGCCCGGCCCCGCTAA
- a CDS encoding segregation and condensation protein A: MDQDESQTTAHTVQLDQFEGPLDLLIFLIRKNEVNIYDIPISRITEQYLEYLKYATRVDLENATDFYVMAATLLYIKSRMLLPVSETSDDEEMEDPRQELVAKLIEYQRFRKLSDLMGDREEELEYTLERKSSQNTLPFGEDEPLWEQLDVWDLLKTFSKLMNNLSADHLVSLHEEVTVNEKLTLIDELLERRGEFSFTDLIGTTNSVMDMVCAFIAILESARQRTIRILQNKMFGDIKIVAGVPLQDSSLEAESDWEDEHPDG; encoded by the coding sequence ATGGATCAAGACGAGTCGCAAACCACGGCCCACACTGTTCAGCTGGATCAGTTCGAGGGCCCGTTGGACCTCCTCATATTTCTGATACGAAAAAACGAGGTAAACATTTACGATATCCCGATTTCGCGGATCACCGAGCAGTATCTGGAGTACCTGAAGTATGCAACTCGGGTTGATCTGGAGAATGCGACAGATTTTTATGTGATGGCAGCAACCTTGTTGTACATAAAATCGCGCATGCTTCTACCGGTCTCGGAGACATCGGATGACGAAGAGATGGAGGATCCCCGCCAGGAACTGGTGGCCAAACTGATCGAGTACCAGCGCTTCCGGAAGCTGAGCGATCTCATGGGAGATCGGGAAGAAGAACTGGAATACACTCTGGAGAGGAAAAGCTCCCAAAACACTCTTCCCTTTGGAGAAGATGAGCCCCTCTGGGAGCAGCTTGACGTATGGGATCTGCTTAAAACCTTTTCCAAACTTATGAACAACCTGAGCGCCGATCACCTTGTGAGCCTTCACGAGGAAGTAACGGTGAACGAAAAGCTGACCTTGATCGACGAGCTCCTCGAGAGGCGGGGCGAGTTTTCCTTTACCGATCTGATCGGAACGACGAACTCCGTAATGGATATGGTTTGTGCTTTTATTGCGATCCTGGAATCAGCCCGACAACGAACGATCAGGATCTTGCAAAATAAAATGTTCGGCGACATTAAAATAGTCGCGGGGGTGCCACTCCAGGATTCTTCCCTCGAAGCGGAAAGCGATTGGGAAGATGAACATCCTGATGGTTAG
- the dtd gene encoding D-aminoacyl-tRNA deacylase yields the protein MRALLQRVSRASVSSGGIVTGEINQGLLVLLGVASSDTDQELRYTAEKILHLRIFDDDQGKMNRSVLDVGGSILLVSQFTLYGSIKKGRRPGFHEAAEPIRAETLYQEIRSQLSRFVPVETGAFGQVMEVELVNDGPVTIMIDSAEKFSA from the coding sequence ATGCGGGCCTTGCTTCAACGGGTCTCTCGGGCCTCGGTATCTTCCGGCGGGATCGTCACAGGAGAAATAAACCAGGGTTTGCTGGTTCTGTTGGGTGTCGCCTCGTCCGATACGGATCAAGAACTTCGCTACACGGCAGAAAAAATTCTGCACCTTCGAATCTTCGATGATGACCAGGGAAAGATGAACCGCTCTGTTCTTGACGTGGGAGGATCTATTCTGCTGGTTTCCCAATTTACGCTGTACGGATCAATCAAGAAAGGGCGGCGGCCAGGATTTCACGAGGCAGCTGAGCCGATCCGGGCAGAAACTCTCTATCAGGAGATTAGAAGCCAGCTTTCCCGGTTCGTTCCCGTTGAAACAGGGGCCTTTGGTCAAGTCATGGAGGTGGAGCTTGTCAACGATGGCCCCGTGACGATCATGATCGACAGCGCCGAGAAGTTCTCTGCCTGA
- the folK gene encoding 2-amino-4-hydroxy-6-hydroxymethyldihydropteridine diphosphokinase: MNCSDSRDDSRVTGWLVLLGLGANTPGPWGGPEETLAWAVSKLTGLLREVSCSSVHYTAPLHYSDQPHYFNQVLRGVSRIGPHGLLYTLRDLEKQAGRCRIGVQRFGPRSLDLDILTFGDYTISSADLQVPHPRMHERRFVLEPLREVAPRARDPRNGAPWASYLPKAS; encoded by the coding sequence ATGAACTGTTCTGATTCCAGAGATGATTCCAGGGTAACGGGGTGGCTTGTCCTTTTGGGATTGGGAGCAAACACGCCGGGTCCGTGGGGAGGGCCCGAAGAAACGCTGGCTTGGGCCGTGTCCAAGCTGACCGGTCTCCTCAGGGAGGTCTCCTGCTCATCGGTCCATTATACCGCTCCGCTCCATTACAGCGACCAGCCTCATTATTTCAATCAGGTTCTTCGGGGGGTCAGCAGAATTGGTCCCCACGGGTTGCTTTACACCCTCCGCGACCTGGAAAAACAGGCGGGCCGGTGTCGGATCGGGGTGCAGCGTTTCGGGCCGCGCTCTCTCGATCTGGACATTCTTACCTTTGGCGACTACACCATTTCATCCGCCGATCTCCAGGTGCCACACCCGCGTATGCATGAGCGACGCTTTGTCCTTGAACCGCTTCGGGAAGTGGCTCCTCGCGCCCGAGATCCTCGGAACGGCGCCCCCTGGGCTTCCTATCTTCCCAAGGCAAGCTGA
- a CDS encoding tetratricopeptide repeat protein: MESHTEEVTECLQSAAACIATHRLTEALERLDQALSIDFENTEVVASLKYTNFWNDRHERVLALTDPFERGEYLLAQWAVFLGFVQRIGRPVEFVINAFRQHVFGQALEFYREVYRDAANRDADLLVRIARCYKGAGDYDRARRFLQAATAERPEDAEILAELADVLALVNETAPAKAFFREAFFVNAQKIEIARLESELIRRLVRAVEKRGIEGPALLEWIPVYGFLFGVLTVKRELRSIEFGRLKQSIYELERELRENTGEADLIRPRLINRYFWLIDHYVAVKESQGKVEEVLLKIRSVDANVYHQYNA; encoded by the coding sequence TTGGAGAGTCATACCGAAGAGGTAACAGAATGTTTGCAGAGCGCTGCGGCCTGCATTGCAACACACCGACTGACGGAGGCGCTTGAGCGGCTTGACCAGGCCCTCTCGATCGACTTTGAGAACACCGAGGTGGTTGCATCGTTGAAATACACGAATTTCTGGAACGATCGCCACGAGCGGGTCCTTGCCTTGACGGATCCTTTTGAGCGGGGAGAGTACCTGCTTGCTCAGTGGGCTGTTTTTCTTGGATTTGTTCAACGAATTGGCCGGCCTGTGGAGTTCGTGATTAACGCTTTCCGGCAACACGTTTTCGGACAAGCCCTGGAGTTCTACCGGGAGGTCTACCGTGATGCTGCAAATCGTGATGCGGACCTGCTGGTGCGCATCGCGCGGTGCTACAAGGGAGCCGGGGATTACGACCGGGCCCGGAGGTTCCTGCAGGCTGCTACAGCGGAACGGCCGGAAGATGCGGAAATCCTTGCGGAACTGGCTGACGTCCTGGCCCTCGTCAACGAGACGGCGCCGGCGAAGGCTTTTTTTCGGGAGGCTTTTTTTGTTAATGCGCAGAAGATCGAGATCGCACGACTTGAGTCAGAACTCATACGGCGGTTGGTTCGCGCGGTGGAGAAACGCGGAATTGAAGGGCCAGCCCTTCTCGAGTGGATTCCCGTCTACGGGTTTTTATTCGGCGTTCTCACCGTCAAACGGGAGCTTCGGTCTATCGAGTTCGGCCGCCTGAAGCAGTCGATCTACGAGCTGGAAAGGGAGCTGCGAGAAAATACCGGTGAGGCGGATCTGATCCGACCTCGATTGATCAACCGTTACTTCTGGTTAATCGATCACTATGTGGCGGTAAAAGAATCGCAGGGGAAAGTAGAAGAAGTATTACTGAAAATACGGAGTGTCGATGCCAATGTCTACCACCAGTACAATGCCTGA